caggcgctgctgttaactagcagcagcgcgggccatagaaactcgctgctgaaacaagtttatcagtagcgcatgcactccaagaagcgctactgctaaaattctcacgacgccgccgcgaggccagttatagcagcagcgctttaaaGTAAACAACGCTACTGCTACGTAACGTAGCAGCGCATTCAGACAATAATCGCTACTGCTAAAttaactacaaaaatttagtcccacctcgctccgtgaagagagttttacCCACCTTAAATATGTTTCTTCTacaactttgacaagcacttggtcttcattgaactctatgtgtaggatccgtGGCCGCAATAGGAGTCTTCGTCAGTTCTTAAACGAACCGGCGAGGAttcctattgacaaatcagattgtacacaaaaagaccattaacgatcaatgtattttttatgtctatgtctatttttacatactgacacatagcagtagcgcgttcaggccgaaaggcgctactgataggttgcttagcagtagcgcgtttacctatagcgcgctactgctatgccgtTGCATCTTCCTCCCACTAGCTAGCCTCATCcacagatcacactcacacacactcgTTCACGGTCTCCTCCTCACCCCCCGCGCCGCCGGTCCTTCCCCGTCGCCCCTCCCCCGATCTGCGCCGATGTCGCCTCATCCTCctggctggactcggtaccggcctcctcctccgtcctccctccactcgccgctggccgccccctcctcggtccgccttcctcctcgatccgtcctccctccactcgccgccggccggcccctcctcgctccgccttcctcctccgtcctactatcttctccctcctcaagtcgcccctccttgtccctcctccctgatacattttgatttagtaggatttcatatgtaacattttgatttagttgatatgattcagttgatttagtaggctagttgatttagttgatttagaacattttgatttagtttatttagtaggctagttgatttagaacattttgatgtagttgatttagtatgctagtggatttagaaTGTTGGTTGATTTAGTTGATTGAGTATGCTCGATttagtttttttgtaataagttattttttggcaaaatgtaggtgccaatgtagttaaatttgccacttgtttcccgtgaagtgaatcgttaatcctttgctcatattgctttaggaaaatggcgccaccaccagcaccactatgtcgactgtgcaagtcaaggtgcgccagcagccttgcaactggcaagctgttcggcatctacttccatccgagttttcgtcatgcggcggtaagaaattagatgaaatgtaacaattattttatttttagtgttggcattactgcattgtgtcattttgcttttcttacacagatcgtcccatgcaatgtgaggttgaaattcaacaagctgacaggagacactgtgacatttgaggctcctggggggccgtacactatggaggtcgagaaaggacgcaatatgtcgcagattggaggagatggatgggcccgtttcctcgctcgtatgcgtcttactggtggtgagttgatcagattctccttcagagcagaaagacccaaactggttgtcatttatatcaacctggtggaagatgatgaagatgatgaagataatgaggacccactcaatgaagatgatgagaacccacttcatgaagccatcatagcttaaagaatgaggctgagcgaggaggaggtgtgcaacctatgggacataattccgccacgtgatgactttgtcggggtgccattcgtgacccgcctgacaagtaccatggtcgatcggcatgaaatggtatgttatacgtatatgcttagtgaatccgatgatatgcttagtgtagagtccaatgatatgctttgtggaatctagtcgatgatatactttagtgtagagtctgatcacatgcttattagtgtagaaatctagacttaatagaaatatatttgcaagagtatgtgtgaggctatttattaattgatatgtttttcttattcagagattgccaaagaacctatctgtgagttgtggtatcgagcctgatgaagaaggctcagttggactacgccttaccgcaaggggctccgtcaccacatgtacttaccgcatgggcacagatggtcgcacacagttgaactcggttgggtggaagagattcctcgttggcaagaatcttcgtgctggacaggccatcctaattactatcaggaacacccaccgcccaggcttgaggatgatgatcgtcgtctatatcatctagaactacatatgtgtgtgtggctatatcatctagaactacatatgatgatcgtcgtcgatatcatgtagaactacatatgatgatcgtcgtcgatatcatctagaactaaatatgatgattgtcgtcgatgtcaccttgtactacttgaggatgcatgttgagtatatatgaaattgttatctagtactccctcggttccaaattactcgtcgtggtttgagttcaaatttgaactaaaaccacgacgagtaatttcgaaccgagggagtactacctagtacctataatgctttatgaaattgatatctagtagtacctagtatatggaaattgcagtttatgaaatggtgaaagatataacagtagtGCTGGACAGGGAACTCGCTACAGCTAAATAATAGCAGCGCGTTCCTGAAAAGCGTTGCTGCTATAGTCAATAGTGGTAGCGCGGGTAcaggcagcgctactgctaagagttagctgtagcgccttattggtagcgcgggcaccagcgctgttgataggcctaaaacccgcgctgttgctagccttttccctagtagtgcctcctCGCTGCCGCCGGCGAAGGTCGCCGGCTGGGCCGGCCCTGTGTTTGGGGAGGCCCTAGGCGAACTCGACGACATGGGCCCCTATATCCTAggaccacatatatatatatatatatatatatatatatatatatatatatatatatatatatatatatatatattaaaacaaggcaaaagatttgccatttcattgattaagaaggaaGTTGCAGACAAAAGCCGCAAAGCGGCTAAAAGAAAAACAATAAGAGGTCTACTCTCGCGGCATTACAATATGCGTGATACATAAACTTCAGTAAATTTTCAACCACGTATCTTTAGTTTAAGATTTGACTATAATAATTGTTGGACAATGCCATATTACAACAGAAATACTAGAAAGATAGCAAAGTCAAACTAACATGATTACCTCAAATAAGAACCAAATTTGACTGATTCCATCGACAACAATAGTACTTCAATGCTTCAGAAAAGTTTTTTCGGACATTTCTTGATGCAAAGGCATAAAGGGCACAatcaagatcaacattgttcaaGATATCCTTCTCAATGCAGAAATTTATACATCGGATGATTGGACCCTAGACATTTACACAGACTGACAAAACATTAAGATGGTTGAATACATACCGTGAAAGATTGAATTAAAAAAAATTATACATTAGAATTTTAAAACTTGGTGTACACTGAAATTTAAGTATGGATCATGGATGAATAGTTGAATACATACATACTAAATAAAGAATAAAATAAACTACTGAAATTGGGGTTTGGGGGATGGATCAGGAACATGAATGAATACGTACCCTGTAAGTTAGTAGTACGTACTGTGGTGCGCTCACGGCTCACATACGTATAATGTATTGCCGCCTTAATGGATGCCCGATGGCCGGGCTAGGGACTGCCGCGCGGTGCGCGCAGCGGCGACAACTAACCTCGGCCGAGGCGCCGAGCAACAGGCAGACCGACGATGACCAACGAGAGAGGAGGAAGAGCATAGTCAAGGACGAACCGACGAGAAGACGAAGACGAGGGAAAGGCTTGAGATCTTTGATTGATTTGTTTTACAAGGGAAACGAGCAGCTGTGCCTTGCATCAGACCTGAATCACGTCACGTGACGCTTTGCTAATCGCTACATTCATTTTTTTCTCTGGTAATTATTTGTTTTTACCTTTTCTGCTGGGGTATACCATATATGCATACTACATCATGGGCCCCCTCCCTGGTCTGGGCCCTGGGCCGTCGCCCCTCGGGCCATACCCCAGGGCTGGCCCTCGCCGGGCAAGCCTGCTTGgcccaggcggcggcggggccttcttctcctctgcccgagGATGGCGGCGCGGGACGTTTTCTTCTGGTAGCGGTGCGGCGCGGGCTTGGGGCGCGGCGGCCTGACGACACGGGCTGGCGGCGGTGGTTGCTGGGCGTACGTGGCGTCTTCCTCTCCTGGGCTGGCAGCGGGGTCCGGTGTCGGGCTCTCCCGTGGCGCGGCTGCGACTTGCGCGGTGCGGCTGCtggtcaggcggcggcggcggcctggatcCTACTTCCAGTCCCAGATAGAGATGGCAGCGATCCGTACACAAGGCTTGATGGAAGTTCTTCGAACAGCTGGGTGAAAACCTTTTGCTCGGCTAGATGCGAAGTCTGGCGACGGTGGCGCTCTTTTGTGTCGTTCTCTTCTTGAAGACATCGCCATGAAGAAGTTATAGACCTCTATCtgttacctccgggggaaaccctagatcggtagatTGGATGACAGCGGCGCTCTTGCATCGTTTCCCCCTTGGGGACGTCAGTCTTGGAGGTGTGCATGGGCTCGAGGGACCAGCGGACAACATCTTTGGTGGAGTGGTATTTCGTCTTACGCATCGACGACTGTGGAACTCGGCCGCGTGGCGCAGTGGAGTCTCGGCGTTCGATGTGTGTAGACGGACTCACGCAGGAGGATGCGCTGTctagcgtcatggtggcgtcgatggcaaacCTGGCAAGGTCATGGCGTCAATACCTGCTCTGAAGATGGTTcggtggaagatggcggcggcagGCTCTGAGAGTGCCGGACCGGTGTGTGCCCCAGACCAGGTATATGTCTTGGTTGGGGCCTCcggttttagatgttaggcttaggtgcaaggtctgtttggtattaggatcGGGCTATTGGCATCCCTTCATCAAGTGGATAGAAGTAGTGACAGATGGTGGCTTTAGACTTACTGATGTACTATTTTGTAAGGtctttatgaataattaataaagtggctgcatgcatcgatcgtccagatgcagaggccggggtctttCTCCTTTTCAAAAAAAGGTGATTAAATGATGTAACGCATGACTGGGCCACCATATTAATGCCTCCAATTTTTTAGATGATGGCATTTTGGACATTTGCAAGGTCTCTAATTATAACTTTCGCCACTACTCTATCCACTTCTAAATTCTATGGTGTAGTTTGATTTGCTAGGGCAAGTTTTTGACTTACAATTACTCTATTAATACATGTACTCTAAGAGACAAAACCATAATCATAGGTAAGGATATGGATATGGTCATATCAATTTTTTGTCACGTAAACCACATGTTAATGTTATAATTATTAGTCAAAGTCTTAATCGAAGAGAGTACTTGGTGGTTTTTTCTATTGCCACCAAGACCTAAGCCTAAAACCTTTTTCTTGCAGTAGTAGTTAACTTAAGGGTGTGGGAACCACTAGGGATCCCTAGCGTTCCATCAGACTAGTCTGTGGCTGTTGGATTAGTAGCACACAAACCGTTAGATCCTTTGCGGAAAGCACGCTAGGTTGTTCGCTAGATTAGGTAACATCCTCCTTTTATTACGACCTCGTTTTATTACGATGCTTCCTTTAAACGCTCCCACCCTAGTATCCAGTTAATTTGTACGAGCCTTGCTTTTTCCATCGTTCAATCAAGCGAGGATATCTCATCTGGTACTAGTAAAATTTCATACCTTCTCATGTAAAAGGAAATCAtacttttttcttttcaaaaaataTATTCTATGATTTTTGGATGCTATTATTCTTTATAATTGCTCTGATGTAACGAAAACATGTATCCAGTGTGACTTCATTTTTGTTTCCAACATACCAAAAATTTGCTTCCACTAACAACACAATTTCTTCAAATGCAATCTAACAAAAAATTGTGCAAGGAACCTTGCTTCCATGTAATAAAAATTTACTTCTGAGATTTTATTTTCACATGGAAAAAATTGAGTCCCATATTTTTTTTATTAAGTTTCCAACACAAGAAAACTTTTCTTCCATCCATTACAAAAGTGTTTCCATCACAAAACTGATTTTCTTATAACCAAACATAAGTTAGTTATTGTACTTCGTCCGTTCATACAGCACGTTTCAGACGTGTCACAAATTCGTGCTTCCTTCAAATCGCTGATAATACAATGCTTCCTAAGTCCATAATAATATCAAAGAAACATTGTTGATTTTTTGTTCTTACAAAACAATGCTTCCAACAGAAATAGTATTTGCTTCCTGTGATATCAGCATTTGCTTCTGTATACAAGAATGGTCGCGGGGTTTGCTTCTTCTCGCCACAATGCCACCATGGTCCACCTCAATGGCGATGTCAAATGCGCGAGGGATATGCCAGCTGAACCATGATTAAACATAGGGGTTGTTGTGTAGGCGGCTGCGGCGTGGAAACTACGGCCACGAGCAGTGAAGACGACATTGCGAAGAAACATGCAGTAGGGGCTCCCCGCGGAGTGCTCTTTGCCGCTGGTGAAGGGCACCGTGGATGGTCGTCGATGGGGCAGCATGCCGAGGTAGATGGAGTGTGGTGGCTAGAGAAAGGTCGTGAAGACCTTGCGCGCCTGAAATCCTCCGGCGTGGGATTCGTCACTCCGGATCTACGCAGTGAAGCATGGTTGAAATGCCAGAAACTCTATGCAGTGAAGAAGCACATGTAGGAAACATATGAATGATTGATATTTGGAAGCATCATATTCAAGCAATTCAACACAACCAAAGGGGCAGTGGTTACAACCGAAAGATGTCGAAGCATTATTGTAGTGCCAATCCATCTACACATAAGAAGCACGTATTTGATATATATGAAGCACCGAATCTCCGTTGAAATCACCACACATGTGAGACCTAATGGAAGCATAGAAATCTAAAGCCGGAAATTAACATCCTTGTAGCAAAGGTGCATGTTGGTGCTGAAATATGTGACAACTATCATCCAGCATAAAAAAGGGAATTTTGTGTCTCTACATCAATTTGATCTGGGATGAACCATGATATGGTAGACATTGCTTTCAGTAAAAAAAAAAAGTACGTTCTAGCAGCAGGCTATGTTTGCAGGATTGTACGTACATAATGAAAAACAAATTGAACCTAGGGCATGCAAATTGAGGACGCATGCAAATAGTAGGTGGAGTCTGCCGCACGTAGTGCCGCCGGTGCCGAGCTGCCGCAACCGCGTCCAACTCGGTGCCTATTGCAGCTGCTGGTACTCCAGCCGCCGGGCGATCCTACCGGCACTCCGGCAGCCTGCTGAGGGGAGACGCGTTGGTGAGGTGGAATGACCGCCACATCGAGGAGTGGGGCGAGTGGATCCGATCTGGGTGGCGATGGCGGATAGATCAGGGgggacaaaattactgttctgacccttaaggcaaactaaatcccgatttgacctcgttcCAAAAAAAATTTCGTTTCTGACCTTTTTCGGTGACGCCAAGGTTCCTGGCGTCTGGGTTACGAAGCAGACGCcacggtccctggcgtctggcccctggcccgcactgcccgcctgcccgttgacctgctgacgtggcaaaggggccagacgccagggtccctggcgtctggccccggtaAGTGGATAACCGCGCGGGCCAGCCCACCCATCCCCATCTTTCTCCTGGCGGCGCACGACGAACAGAGGGCTCTGTTCTTCGCCCCTTCTCTCCCTCCCACCACCACCCCCCTTGATCTACTCCATCAACCCCTCAAACTCACAGATCGGACCCCCCCAAGCTTCTTTGAGGTATTCTCCCCCATTCcctccaattttttttgttttcccctctttggttggatgcattattcaacactaggtgatgttagatgagtagatggtttcttatttttagaaaaTTTTGTGTAGTTGATAGNNNNNNNNNNCGGGCCAGCCCACCCATCCCCATCTTTCTCCTGGCGGCGCACGACGAACAGAGGGCTCTGTTCTTCGCCCCTTCTCTCCCTCCCACCACCACCCCCCTTGATCTACTCCATCAACCCCTCAAACTCACAGATCGGACCCCCCCAAGCTTCTTTGAGGTATTCTCCCCCATTCcctccaatttttttttgttttcccctctttggttggatgcattattcaacactaggtgatgttagatgagtagatggtttcttatttttagaaaaTTTTGTGTAGTTGATAGATGATTAGGTATGCAGTAGATGATGTGTAGTTGAACATGTAGGTAAAATCAATTCGGTTTTGTGTATATGTTgtccataggatttttttttgaattaagaGGGGTGATGAATATATGATTTGTGTATGTAAAATAGACTTTGGCATACTATATTTGGTTTGATAGATGATGTGTGTATGTGTAGATAATCCTATTGTTGGCANNNNNNNNNNNNNNNNNNNNNNNNNNNNNNNNNNNNNNNNNNNNNNNNNNNNNNNNNNNNNNNNNNNNNNNNNNNNNNNNNNNNNNNNNNNNNNNNNNNNNNNNNNNNNNNNNNNNNNNNNNNNNNNNNNNNNNNNNNNNNNNNNNNNNNNNNNNNNNNNNNNNNNNNNNNNNNNNNNNNNNNNNNNNNNNNNNNNNNNNNNNNNNNNNNNNNNNNNNNNNNNNNNNNNNNNNNNNNNNNNNNNNNNNNNNNNNNNNNNNNNNNNNNNNNNNNNNNNNNNNNNNNNNNNNNNNNNNNNNNNNNNNNNNNNNNNNNNNNNNNNNNNNNNNNNNNNNNNNNNNNNNNNNNNNNNNNNNNNNNNNNNNNNNNNNNNNNNNNNNNNNNNNNNNNNNNNNNNNNNNNNNNNNNNNNNNNNNNNNNNNNNNNNNNNNNNNNNNNNNNNNNNNNNNNNNNNNNNNNNNNNNNNNNNNNNNNNNNNNNNNNNNNNNNNNNNNNNNNNNNNNNNNNNNNNNNNNNNNNNNNNNNNNNNNNNNNNNNNNNNNNNNNNNNNNNNNNNNNNNNNNNNNNNNNNNNNNNNNNNNNNNNNNNNNNNNNNNNNNNNNNNNNNNNNNNNNNNNNNNNNNNNNNNNNNNNNNNNNNNNNNNNNNNNNNNNNNNNNNNNNNNNNNNNNNNNNNNNNNNNNNNNNNNNNNNNNNNNNNNNNNNNNNNNNNNNNNNNNNNNNNNNNNNNNNNNNNNNNNNNNNNNNNNNNNNNNNNNNNNNNNNNNNNNNNNNNNNNNNNNNNNNNNNNNNNNNNNNNNNNNNNNNNNNNNNNNNNNNNNNNNNNNNNNNNNNNNNNNNNNNNNNNNNNNNNNNNNNNNNNNNNNNNNNNNNNNNNNNNNNNNNNNNNNNNNNNNNNNNNNNNNNNNNNNNNNNNNNNNNNNNNNNNNNNNNNNNNNNNNNNNNNNNNNNNNNNNNNNNNNNNNNNNNNNNNNNNNNNNNNNNNNNNNNNNNNNNNNNNNNNNNNNNNNNNNNNNNNNNNNNNNNNNNNNNNNNNNNNNNNNNNNNNNNNNNNNNNNNNNNNNNNNNNNNNNNNNNNNNNNNNNNNNNNNNNNNNNNNNNNNNNNNNNNNNNNNNNNNNNNNNNNNNNNNNNNNNNNNNNNNNNNNNNNNNNNNNNNNNNNNNNNNNNNNNNNNNNNNNNNNNNTGTGGCAAGACAATTTGGAAAAAGACAAGGTATTCCAATTGAGGAGAGCAAGGAGGAAATGCTATCTCTGCATCGGTAAGCAAGCATGCCTTGAGTATGTAGTAGAGCATTGAATAAGTCAGTgtttgctaatgctttgtcccgTGCATCATTTGTAGGTTCGATCGAAGGAACAATCAGGATATATCGGATTGGGCAAACAAACACCGTGCGTGGATAGAAATTTGGAATCAAAGAGACACGTTAGTGCAATCAGAGAATAGACCTCACAATCAGTCAGCATATCAGAAGTATCAAGTGTGGTATGCGGATCGTTACCGGTTAAAGCTGAAGCCAGGTTGGACTCACGAGGAGTGGTCGGAGTTggtgtctgaagacccggagactgcagaaggttatcataccttcaacacggctgtgagagacaccagaggggctcaTGTTGACTACGCACCGATGCATGACGAAATGGTAGTCTGTTTGACCTATTCTAACATACTTGTATCATGTTGTCTTCTTTCAAATACATAAGTTTGGTGTGTTCATGAATTGCAGGGCAGAGAGTTGCTTCTGTGCGTCAACGATGCCAATGTTGCACTGAGTCATCCAGTTGGTGGTGCATTATCTGAGAGGACTCTTAGGAGCACGATGGAGGTTAGTCGCAATATATTATAAAAGTTTTTTTCGCGGATTAGTTATTTGGATCTCATATCATAGCATCTTTTGTGTTGTCGCAGAAGTTCAAGAAGCGGTTCCATAAGATGGCAGCTATGCTTTCTTGCCATGGTGCTAAGTCCAGTGACGTGTATGCACCAGGTAGCCGCGCCGCCAGAGCTAATAAATGGCGTTATGTCCAGAACGAAGAGGACATAGAGGAGGAGGTCAATGAAGAGGAGCCAGCACATCAAGAGGAGCCAACACATCATGATGAGCATGAGTatgatgcaacacatcaagaggatcatgagtatgatgttgatgctccacaaccatcACAGGTTACACAACCGACACAAGGCAATGCCCGCTCTAGAAAAGGCAAAGCCATAGCTAAGACACCGGGCATGAGGCTAGCGAAGAGGAGGAGCATACACTTGCAGATATCGTGAAGAGAGGAAGGAAGAAGTGAGCTTGTTGTAGTTTGTTTCAATGAGCTTGTTCTAGTTTGTTTCGACGAACCTGGTGTAGTCTCTTTCCATGAACTTGTTGTCGTTTCTTTTCATGAACTTGTTGCCGTTCGAATTAAGTTGTACCGGATTCGTGAAGTTGCTATGAATGTTTGACATGAATGAATGATGTGATTTATGGTAATTGTTGTTTCCTGTGATTTAGTCATTTAAATGAATGTTTATATGAATGTCTGACATGAATGATGAAATCTGTATTTAGTCATTTATATGCACAGGGAGCCAGACGCCAGGATCCTTGGCGTCTGGCTGTATGTCAGGGGACCAGAcgtcagggtccttggcgtctggatgTATGTTAGAGGACcaaacgccagggtccttggcgtctggcagtCTACTGACACCAGAAACAGGGTAAAGCAGGGGAGCCAgatgccagggtccttggcgtctggtccTGGTGCAGACAATACTTGCTTTTTCACTTGTAGTTTTGTCTTTTCACTTGTAGTTTCGAATAACATACATACATAagcattgcatagtcttttcataACACTATAGTTGACAAATGACAAACATAGTTCAAATTACAAACTTAGTTCATGACCACGATGGTCTACGATACAATGCAAATTACAAACATAGTTCAAATTACACAAATAGTCTCGAAtgacataagtagttcatgaccacgatggttgaaacgacatgaacatcacatataactcggtttcctgtagcaatgcaagtcaacaacccttttccatttccattcttccaGCAT
Above is a window of Triticum dicoccoides isolate Atlit2015 ecotype Zavitan chromosome 5B, WEW_v2.0, whole genome shotgun sequence DNA encoding:
- the LOC119309692 gene encoding uncharacterized protein LOC119309692 gives rise to the protein MLSLHRFDRRNNQDISDWANKHRAWIEIWNQRDTLVQSENRPHNQSAYQKYQVWYADRYRLKLKPGWTHEEWSELVSEDPETAEGYHTFNTAVRDTRGAHVDYAPMHDEMGRELLLCVNDANVALSHPVGGALSERTLRSTMEKFKKRFHKMAAMLSCHGAKSSDVYAPGSRAARANKWRYVQNEEDIEEEVTQPTQGNARSRKGKAIAKTPGMRLAKRRSIHLQIS